A segment of the Streptomyces sp. P9-A2 genome:
CGCCTCCGTGGCCGAGGCAGAGGAGGTGGAGGTGGTGGAGGAGGAGGGTGTGGTGGCCGGGGCACAGGCGGTGAGCAGGGCGGCATGGGTGACGAGCAGCACGGCCACCGCCGTACGGGTGTTCATGCGGCGCATGGGGCTTCCGGTTTCTCCTGCGGCGGCGCCCGCTGAGCGGGCGCCGCCTGGACACGGGGAGGTGGTCAGTGCTGCGTGGAACGGCGCCGGTACACCACGATGCCCGCGCCGGCGAGCAGGGCCACGGCGCCGGCCATGGAGCCGAGGGCGACGGGCGTGTTGCTGCTGCCGGTCCCGGGGCTCTCTCCGGCGGCGACGCCGCCGCGCGGCAGCACCGTTGCGTCATCGCCCAGTTTCCCGGTTTCCTCGACCCGGCGCTTACTCTCCTCCTCGGCCTCCGGCACGGCCGGCGTGGGCTCGGCCACGTCGGCCCGGTCCTCCGCCGGCACGGGGGCGGCGTCTCCCGGCGCGGGGGCGGCTTCTTCCGGCGCGGGGGCGACCGGCGTGGAGGCGGCGACCGCCGGAGTGGTGGCCGTCGTGGTCGCGGCGAGGGCGACGCCGGCCGGGGCGAGCACCCCGGCGGCCAGGGCTCCCGCCACGAGGGCAGTACGCAAGGACGAACGGTAGGTCATGGTGCCTCTCCGATGTCTGATCGATCGTGCGGTGGAATCGAGCGACAGACTGGCGCACCGTTGTCAAGAAGTTGTCAGTTCCCTGTGCGCATCGCATCAGGGAACATCAGGGCCGGCCCGCACCCTCCTCCCGGGGCACGGGGAGCCGCAGGGCGAAGACGGAACCTGAGCCCGGTGCACTGGTCACCGTCACCGAACCGCCGTGGGCCTCCGCGAGCTTGCGCACGATGGCGAGGCCCAGGCCGCTGCCTCCGGTGCGGCGGTTGCGGGACTTGTCCGCACGCCAGAAGCGGTCGAAGAGGTGGGGCAGGTCGGCCGGATCGATGCCGCTGCCCGTGTCGGCGACCTCCACGACCACGGTGCGGCCGGTGCCGGTGCCGATGCCGATGCCCCTGTCGGCACCGGTGCGGGCGTCGTCGGTGCGGTGTTCGTCGGTACGGGCGCGGAGCGTGACCGTACCGCCCTCTCCGGTGTGCCGGATCGCGTTGGAGACGAGGTTGGCGACGGCCTGCCGCAACCGCACCGGGTCCGCAGACAGGGACGGCACCCGGGCCGCCGGGTCCTCGACCAGGAGCGTGACGCCCGCCGCGTCCGCGCGGAGCTGGTGGGCCGTGGCGACCTGGTGCAGCACGTCCCGCACCCGCAGCGGTTCCGGGTTCAGGCGCAGCGCCCCGGCGTCCGCCGCGGCCAGGTCCTGCAGGTCGTCGATGATGTGCTGCAGTTGTACGGCTTCCTCCAGGAGGGAGTCGACAAAGGCGGGGTCGGCTTCGGCCACTCCGTCCTGGGCCGCCTCCAGCCAGCCGCGGATGGTGCTGAGCGGGGTGCGCAGTTCGTGGGCGACGTCGCTCACCATGGCCTTGCGCTGCCGCTCCATGCGTTCGCGGTGGGCCGCCATCTGGTTGAAGGCCTCGGCCAGCCGTCCGATCTCGTTGTCCGTGGTCACCGGAACGGGTTGGATGTCGCGGCCGTCGCGAAGCCGCTGGGCCGCTCCCGTCAGCGCCCGCAACGGGCTTACCAGCCGGATTCCGGCGAAGATCGACGCACCGACGGTCAGAGCCAGGACCAGCGCGGCGACTCCGGCGATCTTCGCGGTGTTGACGGGTGACAGGTCGAGGCCGGGCACGGTCCGGCCGCCGGTGTCCCCGATGAACAGCAGAGCGGGCGGGGCGACATAGGAGGCGAGCTGTTCGCGGCGGGCCGTGCCCACGCAGGAGTCCACCTCGTCGTCCGCGGGGACGGCTTCCGCGGGAACGACTTCCGCGGGGACGGGTGCGGGGTCGGTGGTGTCCCGGCCGTCGTCGGACAAGGGCGGGCCCGGACGCCAGGTCAGGTCCAGGAACAGACTGACCTCGGTGTCGTGTTCGCGACGCCGCAGGCATTCGTTGGTCAGCCGGTTCAGCTCCTTGAGCGCCACGGCCTCGGTCCGTGTGGGCTCGGTCAGAGGCGGCACCACGCAACTGGAGTACTGCGTGAGGTCGCCGTCGGATCCCTTGACCTCGATGCCGGAGCGTCCGCTCGGGCTCACCACGATCTCCGCGGTGATTCCGCTCGACCGCAGACACGACAGGCTGCGGGCGGCGTCCTCGCGCAGTGCCATCCGCTCGGCGGCGGGCACACGGAACGGGCCCACCGCCCGTGCGTCGATCCGGTCCGTGGCCCGGCGCGATGCCGCGGTCCCCGGAGTGGCCTGCCCGTCCCCGGTCAGCGAGGTTTCCACGGACAGCGGGTCGACGGTCGCCGACTCGCGCGCGGCGAGGGACGTCCGGTCCCGCGGCCCCGCCGATTCCGCGAGGGGCCGGCGCTGCGGTGTGGTCAGGGTGATGCGCCGCCCCGACTCCCGGGCGAGCTCGCGTACGGTCGGCTGCACCCCGTCCCAGTCCGGGTGCGTGGCCGCGTACCCCAGCAGGGTGCTGTAGATCCGCGTGTCGTCCGCGAGGTTCTGCCCCTCCTCCTGTCTGATCGCCACGGACGTGGTCTGCACGGCGAGCCATGCGGTCGCGGCCACGGAGCACGTCGCGACCAGCGCGCTCACGCCCAGGAACCGGCCGAGCAGGCTCCGTCGCAACGGCGGCCTGCGGCTGCCACGCCCTCCACGCCGGTCCGTGGCCCGTTCACGCGCCCGGTCCGGCGCCCTTCTACGCCGGGGCACTGCCGGTCCGTCGGGCCGGGTCGGTCAGCTTGTAGCCGACCCCGAACACCGTGAGCAGTCGTACGGGGCGGCGCGGAGCGGGCTCGATCTTCTTGCGGAGATTCATGATGTGCATGTCCACCGTGCGGTCGCTGATGTACTTGTCGAAGCCGTGCAGTTCGGCAAGGAGCCGCCGGCGCTCGAAGACCCGGTCGGGCTCCGCGGCCAGCGCCGCCAGCAGCCGGAACTCGCTCGGGGTGCACACCACGGGCCTGCCCTCGACGCTGATCTCGTGCCGCAGGGGGTCGAGTGCGAGCGTGCCGACGGTGAGCACGTCGGAGTCCCGCGCACCAGAGCCCTGCCCGCCCGGATCCTGCGCTCCCCCGTCCGCCGTACCCGGTGGGCCGGCCCACCGGGTACGGCGGAGCAGCGTGCGGACCCGGGCCATCAGCTCACGCGGGCTGTACGGCTTGGTGACGTAGTCGTCGGCGCCCAGGTCGAGGCCGAGGAGCAGATCGTCCTCCGTGGTGCGGGCCGTCAGCATCAGGACCGGCACCTCACGGGCCTCGGCGCGCAGCACCCGCAGCACGTCCAGGCCGTCGGTCCGCGGCATCATCACGTCGAGAACGAGCAGGTCCGGCGCCGCACGGCGGACTTCCTCCAGGGCGGCGCGACCGTCCCCCACGACCGTGACGCGGTGACCCTCCCGTTCCAGATAGCGGCGGATCAACTCCGCCTGTTTCCCGTCGTCCTCGGCTACTACGACATGTGCGCACACCTGTTTGATCCTAGGGCCCCGGGCCGGCGTCCCGCCCCGTTACGCCGTACCCCGAGGCACCACGACGCACCACGACGCACCATGACGGATCACAGGACGCATCACCGGACGCCACGAGCCACCAAAAGACACCATGTCGCGCCCCGTCGCGCCGCGACTCGCCTCCCACTCTTTTTTCGCTCGTCCAGAGTGCCCCGAGGCGCTCCAGGACCTCGTTACGCGCCAGTACACCCCCTTCCCGGACGGCCCGAGGAGCCGAATCGGCGCCCCCCGCCGCCGAGCGCAGACAGGAAACGGGCACGGTTTCGGGCACACCGGGTCGGGATCATGCTCGGTCTCTGGCCTGAAAACACCCCTGCCTGCGGGAACGGGCACAGCGAATCGGGCACATACGGTCATGGATCGTGTGGCGTTTTACCTGTTCATAACCGTGTGCGTACCCCGTAAATAGTCCGCATGAGTCCGAACGGACCGGACTCAGTGGGGCGCGAACGCGCCACACACAAACGGACCGACCGGGTGTCGGCCTGAGTCGCGCAATGGGGGTGTCACCGTGGACGCCGAAGAACGCCGCCGCTCCATCCTGGAGGTGACGCGCCGTACCGGCGCGGTGGATGTCGCGAGGACCGCCGCCGAACTGAGCATCTCCAAGGAAACCGTTCGGCGGGACCTGAACCTGCTGGCCGCCCACGGGCTGGTGCGCCGGACCCACGGCGGCGCCCACCCCGTCGAGAGCTCCGGCTTCGAGACGACCCTCTCCTACCGCACCACCAGCCAGGTCAAGGAGAAGAAGCGGATCGCCGCCGCGGCCGTGGACCTGCTCGGTGACGCGAAGACGGTGTACATCGACGAGGGCTTCACCCCGCAGCTCATCGCCGCCGCCCTCCCCCGCGACCGGCCGCTGACCGTGATCACCTCGTCCCTCGCCGCGGCCGGCACCCTGGCCTCCGTCGAGAACATCACCGTGCTGCTGCTCGGTGGCCGCATCCGCGGCGCCACCCTGGCGACCGTCGATCACTGGGCCACCCACACGCTGTCCGACCTCGTCATCGACCTGGCCTACGTCGGCGCGAACGGCATCTCCCGCCAATGGGGGCTCACCACTCCGAACCCCGCGGTGAGCGATGTGAAGACGCACGTCATGACCGTGTCCCGGCGCCGGATCTTCTCCGGCGTCCACAGCAAGTTCGGAGCGACCAGTTTCTGCCGGTTCGCCGGGATCGGGGACCTGGAGGCGATCGTCACCGACACCGGGCTTCCCGCCTCCGAAGCCCATCGCTACGTCCTCCTGGGGCCGCAGGTCATCCGGGTCTGACCGACCGCTCCCCCGCCCCACAACCGCCACGCCACTGCCCCGTCACCGCCGCACCACTGCCCCGACTCCCGCCCCCACCACTGCCCCGATTCCGGCCCCACCACCACCGCTACACCCGATACACCTCACCACCACCGCTTCACCACGCACTCGCCCGACCGGGCGCGGGTCTCCCCCGCTCTCGAACGAACACCTCTGGAGCCAACCATGCCCAACCAGAAAACCACCCGGGTCCGCAGAAGCACCCGCGCCGTGCTGGTCGCCGTCTCCGCGGGCTCACTGCTGGCCGCGTGCAGCGGGGCCGGCGGGTCGAGTCCGGAAGCCGGCGGCGAGAGCATCAACGTCCTCATGGTCGGCAACCCTCAGATGGAGGACATAGCGAAGCTGACGAAGGACACGTTCACCAAGGACACCGGCATCAAGGTCAACTTCACGATCCTTCCCGAGAACGAACTGCGCGACAAGGTCACCCAGGACATCGCCACCCAGGCCGGCCAGTACGACGTTGCCACCATCGGCGCCTACGAGGTGCCCATCTGGAACAAGAACGGCTGGCTGCAGGAGCTGAGCTCCTACGCCGACAAGGACACCGCCTTCGACAAGAAGGACCTGCTCAACCCCATGGTCCAGTCGCTGTCCGGTGAGGACGAGAAGCTGTACGCGCTTCCGTTCTACGGCGAGTCGTCCTTCCTCATGTACAACAAGGAGGTCATGGAGGAGAAGGGCATCACCGTGCCCGAGCGGCCGACCTGGGAGCAGGTCGCCGACATCGCCGCCAAGGCCGACGGAGCACGCCCCGGCATGAAGGGCATCTGTCTGCGCGGCCTGGCCGGCTGGGGCGAGCTCGGCGCGTCGCTGTCCACGGTGGTCAACACCTTCGGCGGCACCTGGTTCGACAAGGACTGGAACGCCCAGGTCGACAGCCCCGAGTTCAAGAAGGCGACCGACTTCTACGTCAACCTCGTCAAGAAGCACGGCCAGGCGGGCGCGGCGCAGTCCGGGTTCACCGAGTGCCTCAACGCGATGAGCCAGGGCAAGGTCGCCATGTGGTACGACGCGACCAGCGCGGCCGGTTCGCTGGAGGACGCCAGCTCCAGCAAGATCGCGGGCAAGGTCGGCTACGCCTACGCGCCGGTGAACAAGACGGACAGCTCCGGCTGGCTGTGGACCTGGGCGTGGGCGATGCCGAAGACCACCAAGAAGGCCGACGCCGCGTCGAAGTTCATGCTCTGGGCGTCCGGCAAGGACTACGAGAAGCTCGTCGGCGAGAAGCTGGGCTGGTCGCGCGTCCCGGCCGGCAAGCGGGCCAGCACCTACGAGATCCCCGAGTACAAGGAAGCGGCCTCGGCCTTCGGTGACATCACCCTCAAGTCCATCGAGCAGGCGGACCCGACGAACCCCGGTGTGCAGCCGCGGCCCACGGTCGGCGTCCAGTTCGTGGCCGTGCCCGAGTTCCAGGACCTCGGCACCAAGGTGACGCAGGACATCTCCGCGGCCATCGCCGGCAAGACCAGCGTGGACGAGGCCCTGACCAACGGCCAGAAGCTCGCGGAGGAAGTCGCCAAGAACTACCGGTGACCCGCCGGTCGGTGACCACCACCAGGTGACCACCGGTCGGTGACCCGGTGACCACGCCGGTGCCCCCTCGCCCGTCGGACACCGGTGCGCCGGCGCACCGACAGACAGAGTCCGCCGGCGCACGACGCCCACCGTCGCACGACGTCCGATATCCGGCATCCGGCATCCGGCAGAGCACGCGTCCGGCACGTACACCGCCCGCCCGCGCCGGCCGAGGACCCCCGTACATCCGTATCCCGTACGAGGGCCTTCGGCCGGTGCACCGGGCACCGCTTCCCCATACCCGGCCGCAACCGGCCGGCTCAAGGACCCCTCATGACCACGCTCACTCCCGCACCCAACGCGGTGCGCAAAGACCCCCCGCACCGGCCGGGCAGGCGCGAATCGCTGAACAAGTGGCGGCGCCGCGTACCGCTGCTGCCGGCGCTGATCTTCACGATCATCGTCACGCAGCTGCCGTTCGTGGCCACGCTCGTGATCTCCACCTTCCAGTGGAACATCCTCAAGCCGGGCGAACGGCACTTCACCGGCCTGTCCAACTACGCCTTCGTCTTCACCGACGAGCGGCTGCGCGCGGCGGTCCTGAACACCATCCTGCTCACCGCGTCGGTGGTGATCATCAGCGTGCTCCTCGGACTGGGCCTGGCGATGCTCCTCGACCGCCGCTTCCCCGGCCGGGGCCTGGCCCGCACCCTGCTCATCACGCCGTTCCTGGTCATGCCGGTCGCCGCCGCACTGCTGTGGAAGCACGCCATCTACAACCCCGACTACGGCCTCCTCAACGGCACCCTGAACGCCGTCTACCGCCTCTTCGGAGCCGAGAACGGACCCACCATCGACTGGCTGTCGAACTCGGCGATGCCCGCCGTGATCGTCGCGCTGGTGTGGCAGTGGACGCCGTTCATGATGCTCATCCTGCTGGCCGGTCTCCAGGCCCAGCCCGGCGACGTACTGGAGGCCGCCCGGGTCGACGGCGCCTCGGCGCGGCAGACCTTCCTCCACATCACCCTGCCCCACCTGCGGCAGTACATCGAACTGGGCGTCCTGCTCGGGACCATCTACGTCGTGCAGACCTTCGACGCGGTCTTCACCATCACCCAGGGCGGCCCCGGCTCGCAGACCACGAACCTCCCCTACGAGATCTACCTGACCATGTTCCGCAAGTACGAGTACGGCGAGGCGGCCGCCGCCGGCGTGGTCGTGGTGATCGGCGCCATCGTCATCGCCACGTTCGCCCTGCGCACCATCGCGTCCCTGTTCCGTGAGGAGGTCTCCCGGTGACCACCACCCAGACGGCACCGGCCGCCGCCCCCGCGGCCGGGCCCAAGAAGTTCCGCCGCAAGAACACCGAGGGCGACCAGGGCTCGCCGCGGCTGACCCCGGTGTGGACCTTCGTCGCCTGGCTCGCCACGCTGGCCTTCTTCGCGCCGGTGGCCTGGATGGTGCTGACCAGCTTCCACCAGGAGGCCGACGCCGCCACCAACCCGCCCAGTCTGCTCGCGCCCTTCACCCTGGACCAGTACGAACTGCTGCTGGGCCGCGACATCACGCCGTTCCTGCTCAACTCGGCCATGGCGAGCGTCTTTTCGACCCTGCTCGTGCTCGCCCTCTCGATCCCGGCGGCCTACGCGCTGTCCATCAAGCCGGTCGAGAAGTGGACCGACGTGATGTTCTTCTTCCTGTCGACGAAGTTCCTGCCCGTCATCGCGGCGCTGCTGCCGGTGTACCTGATCGTCAAGGACGCCGGGATGCTGGACAACGTCTGGACGTTGGTCGTCCTCTACACCGCGATGAACCTGCCGATCGCGGTGTGGATGATGCGCTCCTTCCTCGCCGAAGTACCCAAGGAGATCCTGGAGGCCGCCGAGGTCGACGGCGCCGGACTGCCCACGGTGCTGCTGCGCATCGTCGGCCCCGTCGCCGTGCCCGGGATCGCCGCCACCGCGCTGATCTGCTTCATCTTCAGCTGGAACGAGTTCCTGTTCGCCGTCAACCTCACCGCCACCAAAGCCTCCACCGCCCCGGTGTTCCTCGTCGGGTTCATCACCAACGAGGGGCTCTTCCTCGCCCGTCTGTGCGCCGCCGCCACCCTGGTGTCCCTGCCCGTCCTCATCGCCGGCTGGGCCGCCCAGGACAAGCTGGTCCGCGGTCTGTCCCTAGGAGCAGTCAAGTGAAAGCCGCCCTCATCGAAGCCCCCGGCAAGGTCATCGTCACCACGGTGCCCGACCCCACCCCAGGACCGCGCGACGTGGTGGTCGAGGTCGCGGCCTGCGGGCTGTGCGGCACCGATCTGCACATCCTCCAGGGCGAGTTCGCACCCAAGCTGCCCATCGTCCCCGGCCACGAGTTCGCCGGCGAGGTGGTCGGCATCGGCTCCCAGGTCACCGAGGTGTCGCTCGGCGACCAGGTCGCCGTGGACCCCTCCCTGTACTGCTACGAGTGCCGCCACTGCCGCAACGGCCACAACAACATGTGCGAGCGCTGGGCCGCGATCGGCGTCACCACGGCGGGCGGGGCCGCCCAGTACGCGGTGGCCCCGGTGGCGAACTGCGTCAAACTGCCCGAACACGTCCGCACCCAGGACGCGGCCCTGATCGAGCCCCTCTCCTGCGCGGTCCGCGGCTACGACGTCCTGCAGTCCCGCCTCGGCGCACACGTCCTGATCTACGGCTCCGGAACCATGGGCCTGATGATGCTGGAACTGGCCAAGCGGACCGGCGCGGCGAGTGTGGACATGGTGGACCTCAACCCGGCCCGTCTGGAGACCGCCCGGCAGCTGGGCGTCTCCGCCTCGGCGGCGGACCCGGACGAACTGGACCGCCCCCAGGGCTGGGACCTCGTCATCGACGCCACGGGCAACGCGGCGGCGATCCAGGACGGCCTGGAGCGCGTGTCCAAGGCGGGCACCTTCCTGCAGTTCGGCGTCGCCGACTACGCGACCCGCGTGACGATCGACCCGTACCGCATCTACAACCAGGAGATCACCATCACCGGCTCGATGGCCGTCCTGCACAGCTTCGAACGCGCCGCGGACCTCTTCGCCACCGGAGTGCTCGACCCGGACATCTTCATCAGCCACCGCCTCCCCCTCGACACCTACCCCGAGGCCCTGGCCCAGTTCGCCTCCGGCCAGGGCCGCAAAATCATCATCACCCCCTGACGCGGGTGGGGAGGGGGCCGGGCGGGCGCCCGCCCGGCCCCCTGCCCTTATACCGACGACTCTCACCGTCACGTATCCGCTACGCTGTCCCTGGTCGGTCATTGGTACGCCGCGCCGCGCGACCGAGCAAGACCGCGGAGCACCCCGCACCATGTCCGACCAGTGGGCTTGCCCCCTCACAGGGGACGCCTTCGCCTTCGTAGCTCAGGGGATAGAGCACCGCTCTCCTAAAGCGGGTGTCGCAGGTTCGAATCCTGCCGGGGGCACCAGCCAAAAGGCCCCGGACCGATCATGGTCCGGGGCCTTTGACATCTACTTCTGACATCAACGCGGGCGGTCACTCACAACCGGCCGCCGCTTGAGCAGCCGATCCATGTGGCTGATGGCCTCGCGCTGAGTGTCCTGCACGACGTGCGTGTACACGTCCATGGTGATGCTGATCTGACTGTGCCCGAGGATCTCCATCACGACGCGAGGCGCGACCCCGGCCGCCGTGAGGAGAGTCGCGGTGCCGTGCCGGGCGTCGTGCAGCCGGATCACGCGGAGGCCGGCGGACTCAGCGACACGGGTGAAGGAGCGGTAGACGTTCCGCGGCTCGACCTGGCGACCGGTGCGGGTGGTGAAGACGTAGCCCGATTCATGCCACTGCTCCCCCGCTTTAACGCGAGCGGCGGACTGGCGCATCCGGTGCCGGCGCAGCGGGGCGATGCAGAGCGCGGGCAA
Coding sequences within it:
- a CDS encoding DeoR/GlpR family DNA-binding transcription regulator, whose amino-acid sequence is MDAEERRRSILEVTRRTGAVDVARTAAELSISKETVRRDLNLLAAHGLVRRTHGGAHPVESSGFETTLSYRTTSQVKEKKRIAAAAVDLLGDAKTVYIDEGFTPQLIAAALPRDRPLTVITSSLAAAGTLASVENITVLLLGGRIRGATLATVDHWATHTLSDLVIDLAYVGANGISRQWGLTTPNPAVSDVKTHVMTVSRRRIFSGVHSKFGATSFCRFAGIGDLEAIVTDTGLPASEAHRYVLLGPQVIRV
- a CDS encoding sensor histidine kinase, coding for MPRRRRAPDRARERATDRRGGRGSRRPPLRRSLLGRFLGVSALVATCSVAATAWLAVQTTSVAIRQEEGQNLADDTRIYSTLLGYAATHPDWDGVQPTVRELARESGRRITLTTPQRRPLAESAGPRDRTSLAARESATVDPLSVETSLTGDGQATPGTAASRRATDRIDARAVGPFRVPAAERMALREDAARSLSCLRSSGITAEIVVSPSGRSGIEVKGSDGDLTQYSSCVVPPLTEPTRTEAVALKELNRLTNECLRRREHDTEVSLFLDLTWRPGPPLSDDGRDTTDPAPVPAEVVPAEAVPADDEVDSCVGTARREQLASYVAPPALLFIGDTGGRTVPGLDLSPVNTAKIAGVAALVLALTVGASIFAGIRLVSPLRALTGAAQRLRDGRDIQPVPVTTDNEIGRLAEAFNQMAAHRERMERQRKAMVSDVAHELRTPLSTIRGWLEAAQDGVAEADPAFVDSLLEEAVQLQHIIDDLQDLAAADAGALRLNPEPLRVRDVLHQVATAHQLRADAAGVTLLVEDPAARVPSLSADPVRLRQAVANLVSNAIRHTGEGGTVTLRARTDEHRTDDARTGADRGIGIGTGTGRTVVVEVADTGSGIDPADLPHLFDRFWRADKSRNRRTGGSGLGLAIVRKLAEAHGGSVTVTSAPGSGSVFALRLPVPREEGAGRP
- a CDS encoding LPXTG cell wall anchor domain-containing protein, with the translated sequence MRTALVAGALAAGVLAPAGVALAATTTATTPAVAASTPVAPAPEEAAPAPGDAAPVPAEDRADVAEPTPAVPEAEEESKRRVEETGKLGDDATVLPRGGVAAGESPGTGSSNTPVALGSMAGAVALLAGAGIVVYRRRSTQH
- a CDS encoding carbohydrate ABC transporter permease is translated as MTTLTPAPNAVRKDPPHRPGRRESLNKWRRRVPLLPALIFTIIVTQLPFVATLVISTFQWNILKPGERHFTGLSNYAFVFTDERLRAAVLNTILLTASVVIISVLLGLGLAMLLDRRFPGRGLARTLLITPFLVMPVAAALLWKHAIYNPDYGLLNGTLNAVYRLFGAENGPTIDWLSNSAMPAVIVALVWQWTPFMMLILLAGLQAQPGDVLEAARVDGASARQTFLHITLPHLRQYIELGVLLGTIYVVQTFDAVFTITQGGPGSQTTNLPYEIYLTMFRKYEYGEAAAAGVVVVIGAIVIATFALRTIASLFREEVSR
- a CDS encoding zinc-dependent alcohol dehydrogenase family protein; the protein is MKAALIEAPGKVIVTTVPDPTPGPRDVVVEVAACGLCGTDLHILQGEFAPKLPIVPGHEFAGEVVGIGSQVTEVSLGDQVAVDPSLYCYECRHCRNGHNNMCERWAAIGVTTAGGAAQYAVAPVANCVKLPEHVRTQDAALIEPLSCAVRGYDVLQSRLGAHVLIYGSGTMGLMMLELAKRTGAASVDMVDLNPARLETARQLGVSASAADPDELDRPQGWDLVIDATGNAAAIQDGLERVSKAGTFLQFGVADYATRVTIDPYRIYNQEITITGSMAVLHSFERAADLFATGVLDPDIFISHRLPLDTYPEALAQFASGQGRKIIITP
- a CDS encoding carbohydrate ABC transporter permease, with protein sequence MTPVWTFVAWLATLAFFAPVAWMVLTSFHQEADAATNPPSLLAPFTLDQYELLLGRDITPFLLNSAMASVFSTLLVLALSIPAAYALSIKPVEKWTDVMFFFLSTKFLPVIAALLPVYLIVKDAGMLDNVWTLVVLYTAMNLPIAVWMMRSFLAEVPKEILEAAEVDGAGLPTVLLRIVGPVAVPGIAATALICFIFSWNEFLFAVNLTATKASTAPVFLVGFITNEGLFLARLCAAATLVSLPVLIAGWAAQDKLVRGLSLGAVK
- a CDS encoding ABC transporter substrate-binding protein, producing MPNQKTTRVRRSTRAVLVAVSAGSLLAACSGAGGSSPEAGGESINVLMVGNPQMEDIAKLTKDTFTKDTGIKVNFTILPENELRDKVTQDIATQAGQYDVATIGAYEVPIWNKNGWLQELSSYADKDTAFDKKDLLNPMVQSLSGEDEKLYALPFYGESSFLMYNKEVMEEKGITVPERPTWEQVADIAAKADGARPGMKGICLRGLAGWGELGASLSTVVNTFGGTWFDKDWNAQVDSPEFKKATDFYVNLVKKHGQAGAAQSGFTECLNAMSQGKVAMWYDATSAAGSLEDASSSKIAGKVGYAYAPVNKTDSSGWLWTWAWAMPKTTKKADAASKFMLWASGKDYEKLVGEKLGWSRVPAGKRASTYEIPEYKEAASAFGDITLKSIEQADPTNPGVQPRPTVGVQFVAVPEFQDLGTKVTQDISAAIAGKTSVDEALTNGQKLAEEVAKNYR
- a CDS encoding response regulator transcription factor: MCAHVVVAEDDGKQAELIRRYLEREGHRVTVVGDGRAALEEVRRAAPDLLVLDVMMPRTDGLDVLRVLRAEAREVPVLMLTARTTEDDLLLGLDLGADDYVTKPYSPRELMARVRTLLRRTRWAGPPGTADGGAQDPGGQGSGARDSDVLTVGTLALDPLRHEISVEGRPVVCTPSEFRLLAALAAEPDRVFERRRLLAELHGFDKYISDRTVDMHIMNLRKKIEPAPRRPVRLLTVFGVGYKLTDPARRTGSAPA